The Oscillatoria sp. FACHB-1406 genome window below encodes:
- a CDS encoding CHAT domain-containing protein, giving the protein MKISQKKILGITLLILCAGAALDTHKVRAGDIVPANDDVNTQVTVDGNLFQISGGKLSGDGRNLFQSFQQFGLDANQVANFLSNPQIHNILGRVVGGDASIINGLIQVTGGNSNLYLMNPAGIIFGQGASLNVPGDFFATTATGIGFNGAWFNAFGPNSYQNLIGNPGQFAFDSSQVSAIVNSGNLSVGSGRNLTLLGGNIVNTGTAIAAGGAITLAAVPGSSTIHISQPGSLLALDIEPPRDNNGQILPFSARDLPQLLVGAGVETGLQVKADGSVQTLAGRTVSVAGGATTVSGAIAASSSTGAGGQIAVIGDRVALLDATLNASGRTGGGNIRIGGDYQGGGTIPNANLVQINRNSSLNADSLTTGNGGRVIVWANGTTQFFGNISARGGALSGNGGFVEVSGLKNLDYRGQVNTLAPFGSTGTLLLDPTDIIVTDSGPFNFNNLADVNDFSDPDPSAPPPNRPTLDVSLLNNATSNVILQATNDILFEATVQMTNQGVGLTAQAGRNISLRQNITTSRGNVELTADADNNGSGGIELIGGATIDTQGGNIELSGSGIDIRPGGTLRSGGGEISLTAGQGGLRAGDINSSSTSGNGGNIILGSAGGRIDAGDLDASGVTNGGGITARAATDISLGRLDASGESGNGGNVDLGSAGGRIDAGDLDASGGTNGGGITANAAKDLRLGRLDASSESGNGGNVDLGSAGGRIDAGNLDASGGTNGGGITARAATDVSLGRLDASGESGNGGNVDLGSAEGRIDAGDLDSSGGTNGGGIIVSAARDLRLGQLDASGASGGGGLIILDSAEGRIDAGNLDASGGTDGGDIIANAARGIRLGQLDASGASGNGGNVDLETPDNIFTSWINAQGGTEGGTVHIDTERFFRATDTFTAADGSSASISTIGGSGGQIRIEHRGIAAFTVGDASTNGTRGAITTGSSRINPGESFRSNVSRGNIGVDSSDSNFKPDDFYANKVDRDDSMPHPHEDDRDLNHERERPNPEEIEQARGSGAEPIQIREVAAFDGEFSNEFEDYFDLPNPVPQVSPEQSRENLREVEALTGSKPAIIYAVFVPSGGSGDKDLGSSSERRNSRADSDRLELVLVTSSGTPVRHRLEVTREQVIKVANSFRAGITNPSRRTAYLAPGQQLYQWLVAPLEADLQTNKITNLSFIVDTGLRSLPFAALHDGSKFLIERYSVSLLPSLALSDLSYTDLKDRSVLAMGASTFADQSPLPAVPTEVNAIAKQLWRGNTLLNSQFTLANLQEARSQTPYGIIHLATHGEFKSGKPSNSYIQFWDAKLTLDRLRALRWNDPPVELLVLSACRTALGDEEAELGFAGLTVLAGVKTALGSLWYVSDEGTLGLMTSFYEKLKEAPIRAEALRQAQIAMLRGETTVKDGQLVTPGGSFPLPSTNGDLSDRNFSHPYFWSAFTMIGSPF; this is encoded by the coding sequence ATGAAGATTTCACAGAAAAAAATTTTGGGTATCACGCTTTTAATACTGTGCGCCGGTGCAGCGCTCGACACGCATAAAGTTCGGGCAGGAGACATCGTTCCGGCGAACGATGACGTTAATACGCAGGTTACAGTGGATGGTAATCTTTTTCAAATTAGCGGCGGCAAACTTTCCGGCGACGGTCGCAATTTATTCCAAAGTTTCCAACAGTTTGGACTGGATGCTAACCAAGTTGCTAATTTTCTTTCTAACCCACAAATTCACAATATCTTAGGGCGCGTCGTCGGCGGCGACGCTTCCATTATTAATGGCTTAATTCAAGTTACTGGGGGCAATTCTAACCTCTATTTAATGAATCCCGCCGGTATTATTTTTGGGCAGGGCGCGAGTTTAAATGTTCCGGGAGATTTCTTCGCCACGACCGCAACCGGAATTGGTTTTAATGGAGCCTGGTTTAATGCCTTTGGCCCTAATTCCTATCAAAATTTAATCGGCAATCCGGGGCAATTTGCTTTTGATAGCTCACAAGTTAGCGCAATTGTCAATAGCGGCAATTTAAGTGTTGGTTCGGGACGAAATTTGACCTTGCTGGGCGGAAATATTGTTAATACGGGAACGGCGATCGCTGCGGGGGGCGCGATTACCCTGGCTGCGGTTCCCGGCAGCAGTACAATTCATATTTCGCAACCGGGAAGTTTGCTAGCCTTGGATATCGAGCCGCCTCGGGATAACAACGGACAAATTCTGCCGTTTTCGGCGCGCGATTTGCCGCAATTGCTGGTGGGTGCAGGCGTTGAAACGGGGCTGCAAGTTAAAGCCGATGGAAGCGTGCAAACCCTGGCGGGGAGGACTGTTTCGGTAGCAGGAGGCGCGACAACGGTTAGCGGCGCGATCGCGGCATCCTCTTCCACCGGGGCGGGCGGGCAGATTGCGGTAATTGGCGATCGCGTTGCCCTGTTAGACGCAACCCTCAATGCTTCTGGGCGTACCGGCGGCGGCAATATCCGCATCGGCGGCGACTATCAAGGCGGCGGCACAATTCCCAACGCTAACCTCGTTCAAATTAATCGCAATTCCAGTTTAAACGCCGATAGTTTAACCACCGGAAACGGCGGACGAGTCATCGTTTGGGCGAACGGGACGACGCAGTTTTTCGGCAATATTAGCGCGCGCGGCGGGGCTTTATCCGGTAATGGCGGCTTTGTCGAAGTGTCCGGCTTAAAAAACCTCGACTATCGCGGACAAGTCAATACTTTAGCTCCCTTCGGCAGCACCGGAACGCTTTTGCTCGATCCGACCGATATCATCGTCACTGATTCCGGGCCGTTTAACTTTAACAATTTGGCTGATGTTAACGACTTTTCCGATCCCGATCCTTCAGCACCACCTCCAAATCGTCCAACGCTTGATGTCTCGCTCCTGAACAATGCGACCAGCAATGTTATCTTACAAGCGACGAACGATATCCTCTTTGAGGCTACCGTGCAGATGACGAATCAGGGTGTGGGGTTAACGGCACAAGCAGGCAGAAATATCTCGCTGAGACAGAATATTACGACGAGTCGCGGCAATGTCGAGCTAACTGCCGATGCGGATAACAACGGTAGCGGCGGTATTGAGTTGATTGGGGGTGCAACTATCGACACTCAAGGGGGAAATATTGAGTTGAGCGGTAGCGGAATCGATATCCGTCCGGGAGGAACCTTGCGAAGCGGTGGCGGAGAGATATCGTTAACTGCCGGTCAAGGAGGCCTTCGCGCTGGTGACATCAACTCGAGTTCGACTTCGGGTAATGGCGGAAATATCATTCTCGGTAGTGCTGGAGGGCGTATAGATGCGGGAGACCTGGACGCTTCCGGCGTTACAAATGGCGGCGGTATTACAGCGAGGGCGGCTACAGACATTAGCCTCGGTCGGCTAGATGCCAGCGGCGAGAGTGGTAACGGCGGTAATGTCGATCTCGGTAGTGCTGGAGGGCGTATAGATGCGGGAGACCTGGACGCTTCCGGCGGTACAAATGGCGGCGGTATTACAGCGAACGCTGCTAAAGACCTTCGGCTCGGTCGGCTAGATGCCAGCAGCGAGAGTGGTAACGGCGGCAATGTCGATCTCGGTAGTGCTGGAGGGCGTATAGATGCGGGAAACCTGGACGCTTCCGGCGGTACAAATGGCGGCGGTATTACAGCGAGGGCGGCTACAGACGTTAGCCTCGGTCGGCTAGATGCCAGCGGCGAAAGTGGTAACGGCGGCAATGTCGATCTCGGTAGTGCCGAAGGGCGTATAGATGCGGGAGACCTGGACTCTTCCGGCGGTACAAATGGCGGCGGTATTATAGTCAGTGCTGCTAGAGACCTTCGGCTCGGTCAACTGGATGCTAGTGGCGCTAGCGGTGGTGGCGGTCTTATCATTCTCGATAGTGCCGAAGGGCGTATAGATGCGGGAAACCTTGACGCTTCCGGCGGTACGGATGGCGGCGATATTATAGCAAATGCGGCTAGAGGGATTCGGCTCGGTCAGCTTGATGCCAGCGGCGCTAGCGGTAACGGCGGTAATGTCGATCTCGAAACGCCCGACAACATTTTCACGAGTTGGATTAACGCGCAAGGCGGGACGGAGGGCGGCACTGTCCATATCGACACCGAACGATTTTTCCGCGCTACGGATACTTTTACGGCAGCAGATGGAAGTTCTGCAAGTATTTCGACAATTGGAGGCAGCGGCGGTCAAATTCGCATCGAACACAGGGGGATTGCAGCTTTTACGGTAGGGGACGCTAGCACTAATGGAACTCGAGGTGCAATAACAACGGGAAGTTCGCGCATTAACCCGGGTGAGTCTTTCCGCTCCAACGTCTCGCGGGGGAATATCGGAGTTGATTCTTCTGACAGCAATTTCAAGCCTGATGATTTTTACGCCAACAAAGTCGATCGCGATGACTCGATGCCACATCCTCATGAGGATGATAGAGATCTAAACCATGAGCGAGAAAGACCGAATCCGGAGGAAATAGAGCAAGCGCGGGGAAGCGGTGCGGAACCCATTCAAATTAGAGAGGTGGCGGCTTTTGATGGCGAATTTAGCAATGAGTTTGAAGATTACTTCGATCTCCCCAATCCTGTCCCACAAGTCAGCCCGGAGCAATCTCGCGAGAACTTGCGAGAAGTTGAGGCTTTAACGGGGTCTAAACCGGCAATTATCTATGCCGTTTTTGTGCCTTCAGGAGGTTCTGGGGACAAAGACTTAGGGTCGAGTTCTGAGCGAAGGAATTCCCGGGCGGACAGCGATCGCTTAGAACTCGTACTCGTTACGAGTTCGGGAACTCCCGTTCGGCATCGGCTCGAGGTAACGCGCGAGCAAGTTATTAAAGTAGCAAACAGCTTTCGCGCGGGTATTACTAATCCCTCGCGCCGCACCGCCTATCTCGCGCCGGGGCAGCAACTTTATCAATGGCTCGTAGCTCCCCTAGAAGCCGATCTTCAAACGAACAAGATTACTAACTTATCATTTATTGTCGATACGGGTTTGCGCTCCCTTCCTTTTGCGGCGTTGCATGACGGAAGCAAGTTTCTGATCGAACGCTACAGCGTCAGTTTACTGCCCAGCCTCGCGCTCAGCGATCTGAGCTATACCGATCTTAAAGACCGTTCGGTACTGGCGATGGGAGCTTCAACTTTCGCGGATCAATCGCCTTTGCCTGCTGTTCCGACTGAGGTTAATGCGATCGCGAAGCAACTGTGGCGGGGTAATACTTTGCTGAACTCTCAGTTTACTTTAGCGAACTTGCAAGAAGCGCGATCGCAAACTCCCTACGGTATTATTCATCTTGCCACTCACGGCGAATTTAAATCTGGAAAGCCTTCTAATTCTTACATTCAGTTCTGGGACGCAAAACTCACCCTCGATCGCCTGCGCGCCTTGCGTTGGAACGATCCGCCTGTCGAACTGCTGGTTTTAAGCGCCTGTCGAACCGCTTTGGGCGATGAGGAAGCAGAACTCGGATTTGCGGGTTTAACGGTCTTAGCAGGCGTTAAAACTGCGTTAGGCAGTCTGTGGTATGTCAGCGATGAAGGAACGCTGGGATTGATGACGAGCTTCTACGAGAAATTGAAAGAAGCCCCGATTCGAGCCGAAGCCTTGCGGCAAGCGCAGATTGCGATGCTGAGGGGCGAGACGACGGTTAAGGACGGGCAGTTAGTTACGCCGGGAGGAAGTTTTCCGTTACCTTCGACGAACGGGGATTTGAGCGATCGCAATTTTAGCCATCCTTATTTTTGGAGTGCCTTTACGATGATTGGCAGTCCGTTTTAA
- a CDS encoding dienelactone hydrolase family protein — MSDREIKTENIKVRSSDIEVDAYLALPSGEGTFPGVVVVQEIFGVNDHIRDVTRRLAAAGYAAIAPAIYQRQAPGFEVGYTSEDIEIGRKYKVQTRASELLADIQGAIDTLKSLPQVKKAEFGCIGFCFGGHVAYLAATLPDIAATASFYGAGIATLTPGGGEPTISRTREIQGTLYAFFGMEDASIPALEVNQIEAELQKYEIPHQIFRYEGADHGFFCDRRASYNPEAATDAWQKVLQLFANLKD, encoded by the coding sequence ATGAGCGATCGAGAGATTAAAACAGAGAATATTAAAGTCCGCAGCAGCGATATCGAGGTGGATGCTTACCTCGCGCTACCGTCCGGAGAAGGGACTTTTCCGGGGGTAGTGGTCGTTCAGGAGATTTTTGGGGTAAACGATCATATTCGCGACGTGACGCGCCGATTAGCGGCGGCAGGATACGCCGCGATCGCACCGGCTATCTATCAGCGCCAAGCCCCTGGATTCGAGGTGGGTTATACGTCGGAGGATATTGAAATCGGTCGCAAGTATAAGGTACAAACCCGCGCTTCAGAATTGCTCGCAGATATCCAAGGCGCGATCGATACCCTTAAAAGTTTGCCCCAAGTTAAAAAAGCGGAATTTGGCTGTATTGGCTTCTGTTTTGGCGGTCACGTCGCCTATCTCGCTGCGACGCTTCCCGATATTGCTGCAACGGCTTCATTTTACGGCGCGGGAATTGCTACCCTAACTCCCGGTGGTGGCGAACCGACGATTTCGCGCACGCGGGAAATTCAAGGAACGCTCTATGCCTTTTTTGGGATGGAAGATGCGAGCATTCCCGCCTTGGAGGTTAACCAAATCGAGGCGGAATTGCAAAAGTACGAAATACCCCATCAAATCTTCCGTTATGAGGGGGCGGATCATGGGTTTTTCTGCGATCGCCGCGCCAGCTATAATCCCGAAGCGGCTACCGATGCTTGGCAAAAGGTTTTGCAATTATTTGCCAATTTAAAGGATTAA
- a CDS encoding N-acetylmuramoyl-L-alanine amidase: MMRQSLDNLSLGAPRKAALCIALGMGLMFDPHLNANRAIAAPQPTAAALQLTYPPRTYQTTAPQLFFIGSAPPQGEVLINNTPIRRSPAGHFAPSLPLNLGENRFTVRYGNQEIQVTVTRNSGQPETPQGVTFAPDSLFPASDLAKLPGEAICFSAIAPQNSAVSVRLGNLTLPLAPQSAVQLPPNSAVLNAQNQPAPLDATPYQGCATANAAAALGKPTYELNLNGKTLSQQAPGSVTILSPVQLEVVEVTADAGVARTGPSTDHSRLTPLPKGTRAAVTGREGEWLRLDYGGWIKQSETRLIPGAVPPQATIRSVFSRQVEGATEVRFPLTVPVPLAVQQGDSTFTLTLYDTTAQTDTIPFNDNPLVRRLDWRQVSPAVVEYTFNLKSDRQWGYDLRYEGTTLVLSLRHPPKLSSDRALPLQGLPIVVDAGHGGNESGASGPTGYLEKDVNLAVSKLLQQELERRGAKVYMTRDSDVDVSLQDRVAEINRLKPAISLSVHYNALPDGGNAENTQGIGMFWYNPQAHSLAVFLHNYLVEKLNRPSYGVFWNNLALTRPHTTPAILMELGFMINPWEFEWITNPGEQERLAAAIADGVVAWFEGER, from the coding sequence AACCCACCGCCGCTGCCCTCCAACTCACCTACCCGCCCCGCACCTATCAAACCACCGCCCCTCAACTCTTCTTCATCGGTAGCGCCCCGCCCCAAGGCGAAGTCCTGATTAATAACACTCCCATTCGCCGCAGTCCTGCCGGACATTTCGCCCCCAGTCTCCCCCTCAACCTCGGCGAAAATCGCTTTACTGTCCGCTACGGCAACCAAGAAATTCAAGTTACCGTCACGCGCAACAGCGGACAGCCAGAAACGCCCCAAGGGGTCACTTTTGCCCCAGACTCGCTTTTTCCTGCCTCAGACCTCGCCAAACTGCCCGGAGAAGCAATTTGTTTTAGCGCGATCGCGCCCCAAAATTCTGCCGTTTCCGTCCGCCTCGGCAACCTCACCCTTCCCCTCGCCCCCCAAAGCGCCGTTCAACTTCCGCCCAATTCTGCCGTCCTCAACGCCCAAAATCAACCCGCCCCCCTCGACGCAACGCCTTACCAAGGTTGCGCCACCGCCAACGCCGCCGCCGCCCTCGGCAAACCCACCTACGAACTCAACCTCAACGGTAAAACCCTCTCCCAGCAAGCCCCCGGTAGCGTGACGATTCTTTCCCCCGTGCAACTCGAAGTCGTGGAAGTTACCGCCGATGCGGGCGTAGCGCGAACCGGCCCCAGTACCGACCATTCGCGCCTCACGCCCCTCCCCAAAGGCACTCGCGCCGCCGTTACCGGACGCGAAGGGGAATGGTTGCGCCTCGATTACGGCGGCTGGATTAAGCAAAGCGAAACGCGCCTTATACCGGGGGCGGTTCCGCCTCAAGCAACGATTCGCAGCGTTTTTTCGCGGCAGGTTGAGGGTGCGACAGAAGTTCGGTTTCCGCTGACGGTTCCGGTTCCCCTCGCCGTGCAACAGGGCGATAGTACCTTTACTTTGACGCTTTACGATACCACCGCACAAACCGATACGATTCCCTTCAACGATAATCCCTTGGTGCGGCGTTTGGATTGGCGGCAAGTTTCGCCGGCAGTTGTGGAATATACGTTTAACCTCAAAAGCGATCGACAATGGGGTTACGATTTGCGGTACGAGGGGACAACTTTGGTGTTATCCTTGCGCCATCCTCCTAAACTGAGCAGCGATCGCGCTTTGCCGTTGCAAGGATTGCCGATTGTCGTCGATGCGGGACACGGCGGCAACGAATCGGGGGCATCCGGGCCGACGGGATATTTAGAGAAGGATGTTAATTTAGCCGTTTCCAAGCTGTTGCAGCAGGAGTTAGAGCGGCGCGGTGCTAAGGTTTATATGACGCGAGACAGCGATGTTGATGTATCTCTGCAAGATCGCGTCGCTGAAATTAATCGCCTCAAACCCGCTATTTCTCTTTCCGTCCATTACAATGCGCTGCCCGATGGCGGCAATGCAGAAAATACGCAGGGAATTGGAATGTTTTGGTATAATCCCCAAGCTCACAGTTTGGCGGTTTTTTTACATAATTATTTAGTAGAAAAGTTAAATCGTCCGTCCTACGGGGTTTTTTGGAATAACCTGGCGCTGACGCGACCCCATACTACGCCTGCGATACTGATGGAGTTAGGGTTTATGATTAACCCGTGGGAGTTTGAATGGATTACGAATCCGGGGGAACAAGAACGTTTGGCTGCGGCGATCGCGGATGGGGTTGTGGCTTGGTTTGAGGGAGAACGTTAG
- a CDS encoding histidine phosphatase family protein: protein MTTRVIIVRHGQSTYNAQQMIQGRCDESVLTEKGCNDARIVGETLANLKFDAIYHSPLQRAAQTAEIIHRCLDNPPALTASSLLLEIDLPLWEKLNKKDAATQHADAYRKWKNLPHEFSMTLEAGEYFPVLSLYKQAQEFWQEMLARHQGETVLIVAHNGINRCLLMSAIGIPVERYHTIQQSNCCINVLNFSGSLGDSVQLESLNQTAHMGVKIPPPRPPQTKVRLLLVRHGETQWNRESRFQGTIDVPLNERGREQAQKAAEFLQDVGFNFALSSPMARPKETAEIILSRHPEVTLALEPQFEEIGHGLWEGKLETEIEAAFPGLLHQWKIHPETVQMPEGENLQQVWDRAIAAWNNIVKTLSESEESTVGLVVAHDAINKVLLCYLLGLQPADIWTIKQGNGAVSVIDYPSGTEGLPVLQAINITSHLGGILDNTAAGAL, encoded by the coding sequence TTGACGACTCGCGTAATTATCGTGCGCCACGGCCAAAGCACCTACAACGCCCAACAAATGATTCAGGGGCGTTGCGACGAATCGGTTTTAACCGAAAAAGGTTGCAACGATGCTCGAATTGTGGGCGAAACGCTTGCCAATCTCAAGTTCGATGCGATATATCACAGCCCGCTGCAACGGGCGGCACAAACCGCAGAAATCATCCATCGCTGTTTGGACAATCCTCCGGCTTTAACGGCATCGTCGCTATTGTTGGAAATCGATTTGCCCTTGTGGGAAAAACTGAATAAAAAAGATGCGGCAACGCAACACGCAGACGCTTACCGCAAATGGAAAAATCTCCCTCACGAATTCAGCATGACGCTAGAAGCGGGCGAATATTTTCCGGTACTCTCGCTTTACAAACAGGCGCAAGAATTTTGGCAGGAAATGCTCGCTCGGCATCAAGGTGAAACCGTGCTGATTGTCGCGCATAATGGCATTAACCGCTGTTTGCTGATGAGCGCGATCGGCATCCCGGTAGAGCGCTACCATACCATTCAACAGTCGAATTGTTGCATTAATGTTCTCAATTTTAGTGGCAGCCTCGGAGATTCAGTACAACTCGAATCGCTCAACCAAACCGCGCATATGGGCGTTAAAATTCCGCCCCCGCGTCCGCCGCAGACAAAAGTACGTTTGTTATTAGTTCGCCACGGAGAAACGCAATGGAATCGCGAATCTCGCTTTCAAGGAACGATTGATGTTCCGCTAAACGAACGCGGGCGAGAACAAGCGCAGAAAGCCGCCGAATTTTTGCAGGATGTTGGGTTTAACTTTGCCCTCAGCAGTCCGATGGCGCGTCCGAAAGAAACAGCAGAAATTATTCTCAGTCGCCATCCGGAAGTAACGTTAGCGCTCGAACCACAGTTTGAAGAGATCGGTCACGGACTGTGGGAAGGTAAATTAGAGACGGAAATCGAAGCCGCCTTTCCGGGTTTGTTGCACCAGTGGAAAATTCATCCGGAGACGGTACAAATGCCCGAAGGAGAAAATTTGCAGCAGGTTTGGGATCGCGCGATCGCGGCTTGGAATAATATTGTTAAAACCTTATCCGAATCCGAGGAATCGACGGTGGGTTTAGTCGTCGCCCACGATGCAATTAATAAGGTACTTCTTTGTTACCTTCTCGGACTGCAACCGGCAGATATTTGGACGATAAAACAAGGGAATGGGGCGGTAAGTGTTATCGATTACCCCAGCGGTACTGAAGGATTGCCCGTACTCCAAGCCATTAATATTACCTCCCACTTAGGTGGAATTCTTGATAATACGGCAGCGGGAGCTTTGTAA
- a CDS encoding MarR family winged helix-turn-helix transcriptional regulator codes for MSGKEGETASDATVERILVGLSKVSLALKSQSWQEAGQLGLSPTQIQILSLLQTSGSEGMRLSEVAAGLAVTAATASDAVRVLEEKGLVQKTRSPRDRRAIAITLTPPGETVARETACWPDVLLQAVGELSEFEQTIFLQGLIKIVRNLQEAGKIPIAQMCLSCQFFHPHRYPDSERPHHCDFVDAPFGDRNLNLECRDRIPAPAESANSNS; via the coding sequence ATGAGTGGGAAAGAGGGGGAAACAGCGAGCGATGCGACAGTGGAACGCATTTTAGTCGGACTGTCTAAAGTCAGTTTGGCGCTCAAAAGTCAATCGTGGCAAGAAGCCGGACAACTCGGACTGTCTCCGACTCAAATTCAGATTTTATCGCTGCTGCAAACTAGCGGGAGTGAGGGAATGCGGTTGTCGGAAGTGGCGGCGGGTTTGGCGGTGACTGCGGCGACGGCAAGCGATGCGGTGCGAGTGTTGGAGGAAAAGGGGTTAGTGCAAAAAACGCGATCGCCTCGAGATCGGCGCGCGATCGCAATTACCCTGACTCCTCCCGGCGAAACCGTCGCCCGAGAAACGGCTTGTTGGCCGGATGTTTTGCTTCAAGCTGTCGGCGAACTTTCTGAATTCGAGCAAACTATATTTTTACAAGGACTGATTAAAATCGTTCGTAACTTGCAAGAAGCGGGAAAAATTCCGATCGCGCAGATGTGCCTAAGCTGTCAATTTTTCCATCCCCATCGCTATCCCGATAGCGAACGTCCCCATCATTGCGATTTTGTCGATGCGCCGTTTGGCGATCGCAACTTGAATCTCGAATGTCGCGATCGCATTCCTGCCCCCGCAGAAAGTGCCAACTCTAACTCCTAA
- a CDS encoding HPP family protein produces MVVLRKQRTKLLKDVNAYRRIIVSARKSHRRGRAYQPQFSFAQGLLSWVGSLIGIEVLAYLSVFTHYPLIAAPFGATAVLVYGIPDSPLAQPRNVIGGNCMGALVSVALVQAFGSEPWVMGLAVATTIKMMKLTRTVHPPGGAVALVGVMSHASWSFLLTPVFVGSTIMVLWTFVFNNTAPGRRYPRHWL; encoded by the coding sequence ATGGTCGTTTTGAGAAAGCAACGAACCAAGCTTTTAAAAGATGTAAACGCCTACCGACGTATAATCGTCAGCGCGCGCAAATCTCATCGTCGGGGGCGCGCCTATCAGCCCCAATTTTCCTTTGCCCAAGGACTCCTCTCTTGGGTAGGAAGCTTGATTGGTATTGAAGTGCTAGCTTATCTGTCGGTGTTTACGCACTATCCTTTGATTGCAGCCCCGTTCGGCGCGACTGCCGTTTTGGTGTATGGAATCCCCGATAGTCCTCTGGCGCAGCCTCGAAATGTGATTGGCGGCAATTGCATGGGTGCGCTCGTGAGCGTCGCATTAGTACAAGCGTTTGGGTCAGAACCTTGGGTGATGGGTTTGGCAGTCGCAACGACGATTAAGATGATGAAACTCACCCGCACGGTGCATCCTCCCGGCGGTGCGGTTGCATTGGTGGGCGTGATGAGTCATGCGTCTTGGAGTTTTTTATTAACTCCGGTGTTTGTCGGCTCTACGATTATGGTTTTATGGACTTTTGTATTCAATAACACAGCACCGGGCCGCCGTTACCCCAGACATTGGCTTTAA